In the genome of Primulina eburnea isolate SZY01 unplaced genomic scaffold, ASM2296580v1 ctg291_ERROPOS245047, whole genome shotgun sequence, one region contains:
- the LOC140820912 gene encoding transcription factor VOZ1-like, translating into MRKGLKNGACKSASHHLFKDRAKNRVDDLQGMFSDLQSARKDSRTIDVNLLEEQVHQMLREWKAELNEPSPASSLQQGGSLGSFSSEICRLLQLGEEEDDATSVLAVPKPDPEAQKVVEESTTQEGFNVSSGPQEQALQFVDQCKSSGIGVNQIGMHNNMNLADFQSFDFHPELEHHYFPGFNGHCFIGEDGMPHISGYQQTICPPPSAFLGPKCALWDCPRPAQGSDWCQKSDDYCSAYHAGLAPDEGYLGRPPVVRPGGIGLKDNLLFAALGTKAQGKDVGIPECEGAATAKSPWNAPELFDLIVLDGETIREWLFFDKPRRAFESGNRKQRSLPDYNGRGWHESRKQVMNEFGGLKRSYYMDPQPMENFEWHLYEYEINKYDSCALYRLEVKRVDGKKSPKGKLSNDSVADLQKQMGRLTAEFPNEKQRMVKGRGKACVKDGTGSIYSASNQLSSPVEVLDYSKGSPYDYLVDNLNGYYLT; encoded by the exons ATGAGGAAGGGTTTAAAGAATGGTGCTTGCAAGTCTGCATCACACCATCTCTTCAAGGACAGGGCAAAGAATCGTGTGGATGATCTGCAAGGCATGTTTAGTGATCTTCAATCTGCTAGGAAGGATAGCCGCACTATTGACGTTAACTTGCTAGAAGAGCAAGTTCATCAGATGCTTCGTGAATGGAAGGCTGAGCTCAATGAACCATCCCCAGCTTCTTCACTGCAACAA GGTGGTAGTCTTGGCTCGTTTTCATCTGAGATTTGTAGGCTGCTGCAGCTTGGTGAGGAGGAAGATGACGCAACAAGTGTATTGGCTGTACCAAAGCCAGATCCAGAGGCACAAAAGGTTGTGGAGGAATCTACTACTCAAGAG GGCTTTAATGTGTCCAGTGGTCCTCAAGAACAGGCCCTTCAGTTCGTTGATCAGTGCAAAAGCTCTGGGATTGGAGTTAACCAGATTGGAATGCATAATAATATGAATTTGGCCGATTTCCAATCATTTGATTTCCATCCAGAGCTTGAGCACCATTATTTCCCTGGGTTTAATGGCCACTGTTTCATAGGGGAGGATGGTATGCCTCATATTTCTGGCTATCAACAAACTATATGCCCTCCCCCTTCTGCCTTTTTAGGGCCAAAATGCGCCCTTTGGGATTGTCCCAGACCAGCTCAAGGGTCGGACTGGTGCCAAAAGTCTGATGACTATTGCAGTGCTTATCATGCTGGGCTTGCACCTGATGAAGGCTACCTTGGAAGGCCACCGGTTGTACGACCTGGAGGTATTGGTTTAAAGGATAACTTACTTTTTGCAGCTCTTGGTACAAAGGCTCAAGGAAAAGATGTAGGCATTCCTGAATGCGAGGGTGCTGCCACTGCAAAATCTCCTTGGAATGCCCCTG AACTATTTGATCTTATCGTTTTGGACGGTGAAACGATCAGAGAGTGGCTATTTTTTGATAAGCCACGTAGAGCCTTTGAAAGTGGTAATAGAAAGCAACGATCTTTGCCAGACTACAATGGAAGGGGCTGGCATGAGTCAAGGAAACAAGTGATGAATGAATTTGGAGGTTTGAAGAGATCCTACTATATGGACCCACAACCAATGGAAAATTTCGAGTGGCACCTCTATGAATACGAAATTAACAAGTATGATTCATGTGCATTATACAGATTGGAAGTTAAGCGTGTAGACGGGAAGAAAAGTCCCAAGGGGAAGCTAAGTAATGATTCTGTTGCTGATCTGCAAAAGCAAATGGGTAGGCTGACTGCTGAATTTCCTAATGAAAAGCAGCGCATGGTTAAGGGGAGGGGGAAAGCCTGTGTGAAGGATGGAACTGGAAGCATTTATTCTGCATCAAACCAACTGTCAAGCCCAGTTGAAGTACTTGATTATTCAAAAGGTTCACCATACGATTATCTTGTTGACAATTTGAACGGATACTACTTGACATGA